The window TATCTCCACGTAGTACGCGACGCCGTCCCTATAGCCCGGGGCATCCATTATTCTCCGGCCCTCGACGTCTACGAACTCTCCGTTCTTCACCTCGCCCTTTACGCCCCTTCCGACCCTCTCTGTCTTGACTTCGGTGAATCGATGAAGCGGGATCCTCGCGCGGTTGCCGCTAGATATATCTACAACGTAGATGCCGTCGCGACCTACATCGAGGACTAGATAATAGCTGGATCCCCTCCTCAACACATCGCCATTCTTAACTGTTATTATATAAATTGTTGCTGTATAATGATATATATCTCTATCCTTTTTTCTCCCAATTTTCTTGTAGCTCTCCACATAGTCGCTGGGGGCGATCTCGTGTATTTTATGGGCTATATGTCTCGCCAGCTTGGGCTCCGTGGTGGATATCTCTAGGGATCGGCCTACGCGCTCGGCCGATATCACCGAGCCGAGGTTTTTGCCCCTCACCTCGAAGGCTATGTGTTCCAGAATTGCCTCTAACTTGACAAAGTCGTTATCGTCGAGCTCGTCGGGGAATCCCCTTATCCTCACGAGGCCTCTCTCGGAGCCCCAGATATTCCTCCTACAGTCCAGGCAAACGTCCAGAACCACGTCGGCGATGTAGTGGGCCGAGAACTCGCGCGGTTTTATGAGCTCGTGGGGCGACCCCACGCCCGATATTCTGTAGGCCACCTTGCCGTTGCCTATCTCTACGTCTACGGACAAGATCCTCCCGCTGACCTTCACGTTGTCTTTGAGCAGTCTCTCCAACAACGCCTTCTCGCCCTCTCTGCCTGGCCTTATCCAGCGCCCTCTTATGTACAGCGCCCCGCAGTACTTACACTTCACAACGTTGAACTTCCTTATCTCGAGGACGGGATGCCTCTCTAGGTAACAGCTCTCGCACATGCCCTCTATGAGCCTCTCCGCAGGTCGTCCGCAGATCGGGCATATGACAGTGGGCACTACGGAGGGCCCTCACCGCAATATATCTTTAATGTACTCTGCGATGGCCCGAGCCAACGGGGGCGGGACGGCCTCGCCCACCTGGTTGAATTGGCTGTCCTTGGGCCCGAAGAACACGTGGTGGTCGGGGAAGCCCATGAGCCTTGCCTGCTCTCTAACAGTGAGAAGCCTATTCTCCTCCGGATGTACAAAACGCCTACTGCCCATCACGGTAGGAGCCAGCTCGTCCCACTTAAGCCTCACGAAGTTCCCGTATATCCCTGAGGCTCCTTTGAACTTCATCAAGGCATCTCCGGGCCTTAACGCGGCTATCCTCTCGGCCTTCGACGAACTTAGAGTCACGGTCTCATGGTTCGGAAAGCCAGAATCCACAGGCGGTAGCCCGGCCAAGGCCTGTCTAACCGTCGGCGGCTTGCTCCGCCTAGGCGTTATCTTGACGTTGGAGATAAACACCCTCTTTCTATGGCTCGGCACTCCGTGGTTTTCTGCAAGTAGTATATTGAAGTATATCTCGTCGAACCCCACTCTCTTGAACTCCCTCTCTAGGGCCTCCCTCAGCGGACCTTGGGCTATGCCAGGCACGTTCTCTAACACGAATATCCTAGGCTGCAGCTCGCCGACGAGCCTTATGAAGTGCAAGGTCAATTGGCCGAGGGGATCGGTGTAGAGCCTGTCCAGCGGATTCTCCATACGCCTCGGGTTAGTGGCCGTGAATGGCTCGCAGGGCGATCCGCCAATCACGACGTCTACCTTGCCGACGTGCCTCTCCACCTCCCTATAGCTAATCGAGGCGACGTCCTCCTCGAGGACGACTGCGCGGGGGAAGTTATAGCTGTATGTCCTGGCCGCGTTGGCGTCGATCTCCACCCCCAGCACCACTCTGAAACCGGCGTCTGCGAATCCCCTTGAAAACCCCCCGCCGCCGGCGAATAGATCTACGACGTTGTACACTGAGGACCATCGTAACCTTTTTATATCAATATCCCTAGTTGGGTATGTCGATACGCAGATTGAGGTTGAGGCTTAGCGACGCCTTGGGGTTGCCTAAGCCGGACGAGCTGAGCTCCAAATATGGCAGAGCCTTTGAGCGCGCCGTTTTGATTCTGTTGAAGGCCAAGGACGCCGTGTCCGCTCTGAGGACCTTCATAGAGAGCTACGGCGAGCCGCACTCCGGAGCCTTCAACAAGATAAGGATGTTGATCCCCTGGGCCAAGAAGGTTAAGGAAGTCGCCGAGGCGCCGCCCGTGATTACCAAGATAGGCGACGCCATATTAACTGCCCAAGCCGATTTCTTGATTTCCTACGAGGACGGGAAGAAAGAGATCGTGGAGCTTAAGAGCCATATAATAAAGAGGGATGAGTGGAAGATAAAGGCCGAGTGGTCTTTTGCCGCCAAGGTCATGAGGATGTTGTACCGCCGCGCTGGGTACGACTATCCGATAAGGCTTATCTACTTCACCGAGGATAGGGGCGGCGTCAAGGTGGAGCAAGAGGTGTATCTATATCCCAACGACGAGAAGGACGACGAGCACTTGATCAAGGCTTTGGAGGAGCGCATAAACAAGATCAGACAAGTACAGAGCGAGGAGCATTAGCCCTACGGGCGGATAACCTTCGGGCCCCAGAGCTAGACGGTCAGCCGGAGGATTGTGGGGGCATTAACTTCTTAACTCCACATCGTCTAGACGCCTATGAGTGCCGACTACGACGTTATCGTGGTTGGAGGGGGCATAGCGGGCTTCTCGGCCGCGCTGTATGCCGCTAGGCAGAGGCTTAAGACGTTAGTGATAGCGAAGGATATCGGCGGCCAGCTAAACATGACCACGCTCGTCGAGAACTACCCCGCCATAATGAAGATATCGGGGCCTGAGCTCGTGGCGAGAGTACATCAGCAGGCGGAGCGTTTCGGCGCCGAGGTCATATTCGACGAGGTTGTCGGGATAGAGAAGGAGGGGAATATCTTCAGAGTTAAGACGTACGGAGGCGACGAGTACAGATCTCTGGCCGTGATACTGGCGTTCGGGAAGACCCCCAAGGAGTTGGGGGTGCCGGGCGAGGCCAAGTTTAAGAACAAGGGAGTCTCGTACTGCACTATATGCGACGCCCCGTTCTTCAAAGGACAAGACGTGGCTCTAGTAAGCTGGGGAGATCTGGCCAGGGAACCTACTACGATCCTGTCTTCAACGTCTAATAAGTTCTACTGGATATTTCCCGGAGAGAAGCCCATATACGACGACGAGTTCATGTCGACGGTGCTGGGCGCCGGCAAGGCGGTGTTGGTGCCCAACAGCGAGGTCGTGGAAATAAGAGGCACTAACAAGGTCGAGTCTGTCGTCGTGAGGAATAGGAAAACCGGCGAGGTGCAGGAGCTCAAGGTAGCCGCCATCTTCATAGAGGTGGGGTACGTGACCAAGACGGACTTCGTGAAGCATCTGGTCGACCTCAACGAGAGGGGCGAGATAATAGCCGATTGGGAGGGCAGGACTAAGACGCCGGGCATCTTCGCCGCGGGCGACGTCGTCCAGTACCCGTACAAACAAGCCGTCATAGCGGCAGCTCAAGGAGTCGCCGCGGCCCTCTCGGCCACCGCATACGTCATGGGCTTGAAAGGCAAAAAGGTGGTCTCTCTGACGGATTGGCGCGCTGAGAAGGGATAGATATTTCCCTCATATCGTCGAGCTTCAGCTAGGGGTCTACATCTGTCTGGGGCCTCTACGTAGAGAGAAGCTAAAAACTTTCTATATGGTTTAAATGTGCCCGCCAATCTGCCGGCCGAGGCTAAGGCGAAGTGGTTGAAGGTGATGGAGGCGAAGACGCCAGAGGAGAAGATAAGGGCCATGGAGGAGTTCCTCTCCTCAGTCCCTAAACACAAGGGTACTGAGAAGCTGATTAAGTTCGTCAGGCGTAGGATGGCCGAGCTTAGACGAGAGGTAGAGGAACGGAGAGCCAAGGAGCGCAACGCGCGCGGCGGTGGCGGGCACTACGTGAAGAAAGACGGCGACGTCCAGCTGGTGGTCGTGGGGCCTCCAAACGGCGGGAAGACAGCCTTGCTCAAGTGTCTCACGTCGACGCCGCTTGAGCCCGACGACGTGCCCTTCAGCACAGTCGAGCCCGTCCCCGCCATGTTCGTCGAGGACAACGTATACGTTCAGTTGGTCAAGGCGCCTAGCCTGGTCTTGGGGGATCCGTCGAGCGATATAAACTCCGTGGCGCTCGCCTTGGCGAGAAACGCAGACGGCCTCCTCCTAGTCCTAAGAGCCGACATGGAGCCTAGGAAGACTCTGGACGCCGTGATAAGGCTCTTCGACGACGCCGGAGTATCGATATATAGACCTAGGAGCATGGTGAGGATAGAACGTAGGGGGCTCGGCGGGATACAGATAGTGGGCCGCCTCAAGGGCGCCACGTTCGAGGACGTCAAGAGGCTCCTCCACGAATACGGGATACACCACGCAGCGGTCTACATAGAGGGGGAGGCTACCCTGGACGACGTGGAGGACGCCGTCTTCTCGGAACACCTCTACAAGCCGACGATAGCCGTGCTCTCGGGCCGCGACGAGGAGACTGAGGCGGCGTTGAGGGATCTCGGCATGCCCTACCTCAGCGTCGATCTGCCTAGGTGCGAGGTAGATAGAGGGCGCCTCCTCTCGCTCATATTAAGATCCCTAGGCCTCATAAGGGTCTTCACAAAGCAGATACACAGCGACGGCTATACGCCCAAGCCCCTCGTGGTGAGGGAGAACAGCACGGTCGGAGATGTCGCGAAGCTCATACACAGCTCGCTCTACGAGAACTTCAAATACGCGGTGGTGTGGCGCCGCGACGCCTACCCCAAGTGGCCGAAGAGGGTGGGGCTGGAGTATAGGCTTAAAGACAACGACGTGGTGGAGATACATGCGTGACGACGAGTGCGCCAGGAGGCTGAAGGAGCTCGAAGAGAGGATAGAGGCCCTTGAGGGGCTGGTCAACCTCGCCCTGGAGGAGCTGAGAGATATCAGAAGCCTTCTGGAGCAGAGAGGTAGCGCGGCGAGGGCGCGGGATGAGGGCGGACATCCTCTGCTTAGGGCCATAGAGGAGAGGAAATTCTTGGACACCAAGGAGATCCGCTCCAAAAGCGCCTTGAGGGGGCTCATAGAGCGGGGCGTAGTGGTATTACTTAGAGATGAGGGAGCCAATAGGGAGATCGCGACTACTAAGAAGATAGTATCCGATTTATTAAGCCGCCTACCGTTAGACGTGGGAGAGGCCGAACGCCTCGGGGAAAGGGAGTACGAGCTGTTGGAGATCTTGAACCGTCTGGGCTACGTAATTAAGAAGGACAACAAGTACGTGGCGACACAGCTGGCCGACGAGTTCAAGACATGAGCGAGCTCTTCTGGTTTGAGAAGTACCGTCCTCGTTCTTTTGAGGAGGTTGTGGATTTGGAGGAGGTTAAGGCTAGGCTTAAGGAATTTGTCAAGGCGGGCAATATGCCGCATCTCCTCTTCTACGGGCCTCCGGGCACTGGCAAGACGACGATGGCCTTAGTCCTCGCAAGAGAGCTGTACGGAGACGCTTGGCGGGAGAACACGCTGGAGCTAAACGCCTCGGACGAGAGAGGGATAAACGTAATTAGGGAGAGAGTGAAGGAATTCGCCAGAACAGCCCCCGTGGGCAAAGCCCCCTTCAAGCTCGTGATACTAGACGAAGCCGACAACATGACATCGGACGCACAACAAGCCTTGAGAAGAATAATGGAGATGTACGCAAACACCACAAGATTCATACTACTAGCAAACTACGTGTCGGGCATAATCGAGCCGATACAGTCGAGGTGCGCCATATTTAGATTCTCGCCGTTGCCCAAGGAGGCGGTCTTGTCAAGGCTTAGGTTCATAGCCGAGCAGGAAGGCGTCAAGATCTCGCAGGAGGCGCTGGACGCCATATTCGACTTCACGCAAGGCGATATGAGGAGGGCGATAACGGCGCTCCAGATAGCCAGCTCCATGACGAAGGCCGTAGACGAGGAGGCCGTCGCCAAGGCGCTCGGCTACGTCAGCCCGTCGATGCTACGGCAAATAATCGCCGAGGCCATAGGGGGAAGCTTCAGCAAGGCCATGTCGCAGATATATGGGCTGGTGGCGGACGGCGGCGTGGGCGAGCTAGAGCTCGTGAGGCAAATCCACCGCGAGGTCCTCAGGCTGGACGTCCCGGAACACCTAAAGCCGGATCTCGCGTTTGAGGTGAGCAAGGCGCATTACGCGATTCTACGCGGCGCAAATGGTTTGCTACAAATATATGGGTTATTAGCTAAAATAAGAAAAATTATTTCTATATCTAAGAAAAGTTAATCATGGTATTTATATAAATTATATAAGTAAATATGTAAACGAAAAGTTTATATAG of the Thermoproteus uzoniensis 768-20 genome contains:
- a CDS encoding TGS domain-containing protein translates to MPANLPAEAKAKWLKVMEAKTPEEKIRAMEEFLSSVPKHKGTEKLIKFVRRRMAELRREVEERRAKERNARGGGGHYVKKDGDVQLVVVGPPNGGKTALLKCLTSTPLEPDDVPFSTVEPVPAMFVEDNVYVQLVKAPSLVLGDPSSDINSVALALARNADGLLLVLRADMEPRKTLDAVIRLFDDAGVSIYRPRSMVRIERRGLGGIQIVGRLKGATFEDVKRLLHEYGIHHAAVYIEGEATLDDVEDAVFSEHLYKPTIAVLSGRDEETEAALRDLGMPYLSVDLPRCEVDRGRLLSLILRSLGLIRVFTKQIHSDGYTPKPLVVRENSTVGDVAKLIHSSLYENFKYAVVWRRDAYPKWPKRVGLEYRLKDNDVVEIHA
- a CDS encoding NMD3-related protein produces the protein MPTVICPICGRPAERLIEGMCESCYLERHPVLEIRKFNVVKCKYCGALYIRGRWIRPGREGEKALLERLLKDNVKVSGRILSVDVEIGNGKVAYRISGVGSPHELIKPREFSAHYIADVVLDVCLDCRRNIWGSERGLVRIRGFPDELDDNDFVKLEAILEHIAFEVRGKNLGSVISAERVGRSLEISTTEPKLARHIAHKIHEIAPSDYVESYKKIGRKKDRDIYHYTATIYIITVKNGDVLRRGSSYYLVLDVGRDGIYVVDISSGNRARIPLHRFTEVKTERVGRGVKGEVKNGEFVDVEGRRIMDAPGYRDGVAYYVEIGDRRYIVPI
- a CDS encoding DNA cytosine methyltransferase; the encoded protein is MYNVVDLFAGGGGFSRGFADAGFRVVLGVEIDANAARTYSYNFPRAVVLEEDVASISYREVERHVGKVDVVIGGSPCEPFTATNPRRMENPLDRLYTDPLGQLTLHFIRLVGELQPRIFVLENVPGIAQGPLREALEREFKRVGFDEIYFNILLAENHGVPSHRKRVFISNVKITPRRSKPPTVRQALAGLPPVDSGFPNHETVTLSSSKAERIAALRPGDALMKFKGASGIYGNFVRLKWDELAPTVMGSRRFVHPEENRLLTVREQARLMGFPDHHVFFGPKDSQFNQVGEAVPPPLARAIAEYIKDILR
- a CDS encoding replication factor C small subunit, which codes for MSELFWFEKYRPRSFEEVVDLEEVKARLKEFVKAGNMPHLLFYGPPGTGKTTMALVLARELYGDAWRENTLELNASDERGINVIRERVKEFARTAPVGKAPFKLVILDEADNMTSDAQQALRRIMEMYANTTRFILLANYVSGIIEPIQSRCAIFRFSPLPKEAVLSRLRFIAEQEGVKISQEALDAIFDFTQGDMRRAITALQIASSMTKAVDEEAVAKALGYVSPSMLRQIIAEAIGGSFSKAMSQIYGLVADGGVGELELVRQIHREVLRLDVPEHLKPDLAFEVSKAHYAILRGANGLLQIYGLLAKIRKIISISKKS
- a CDS encoding NAD(P)/FAD-dependent oxidoreductase, whose translation is MSADYDVIVVGGGIAGFSAALYAARQRLKTLVIAKDIGGQLNMTTLVENYPAIMKISGPELVARVHQQAERFGAEVIFDEVVGIEKEGNIFRVKTYGGDEYRSLAVILAFGKTPKELGVPGEAKFKNKGVSYCTICDAPFFKGQDVALVSWGDLAREPTTILSSTSNKFYWIFPGEKPIYDDEFMSTVLGAGKAVLVPNSEVVEIRGTNKVESVVVRNRKTGEVQELKVAAIFIEVGYVTKTDFVKHLVDLNERGEIIADWEGRTKTPGIFAAGDVVQYPYKQAVIAAAQGVAAALSATAYVMGLKGKKVVSLTDWRAEKG